GGCCGTACACGGGATGATGCCGCCGGTGAAGCATTCGATAAAGTGGCACGGGTATTGGATTTGGGATACCCCGGTGGCCCGGTAATAGATAAAATAGCCAGGGAGGCTGATCCTACGGCGATAAAACTCCCGCGGGCTTACCTGGAAGAAGGTAGTTTGGATTTTAGTTTCAGCGGTCTAAAGACCGCAGTGGTAAACTATGCTCACAGAGCGAAGCAGCGGGGAGAGACGGTAGACAAGGAAAACTTGGCCGCCGGTTTTCAACAAGCGGTGGTGGATGTGCTTGTTGATAAAGCTATAGCTGCAGCGAAAAAGTATAATACGCCGGTATTAATGCTGGCCGGAGGAGTTGCCGCCAACTCACAGCTGCGCCACCAGCTAGGGGAGCGGGCAAATGCTGAAGGAATGGAATTGGTGTACCCCCCACTTGTTCTTTGTACCGACAATGCAGCTATGATTGCTTGTGCCGGTTACCATAAATATTTGCGTAAGAATTTTGCCCCGCTTACCTTAAATGCCATTCCAAATTTAAAACTGGGTGAGGATAAGTATTAAATTATCCACTGCTGTGGATGCCTTTCCTGTGGATAGTGTGGATAAGTCTGTTAATAACTTGATACATAAAAGGTTGGCTTTGTGGAATGAAAAATTATGAATAAATGTCCTAAACAAGAGTATATAAGAGCCTTAGCGCTTTATAGTGCCCAGAGTGGTAATATTTTGCCTATAACTTCGCGCTGCAATGTTAATTGTATTTTTTGCAGTAACCGGCAAAATGATCCGCAAGTGGAAGTATTTAACACGCCTCTTGTAAAATTAGGGGAAATAGAGGAATGTCTGGAGTTTATGGATATACACAGCCCTGTGATTATTGGGGAATCTGTAACTCGAATATCAGAGGGGGAGCCCTTTACCCACCCGCAGATAAAGGATATCCTATGCCTGGTGCGCCGTCGCCTACCCCATAATTTAATTCAAATTACCTCCAATGGAAGCCTGCTAAATGAAGACATGGTATCCTTCCTGGCAAATTTAGGAGGAATTGTTGTCTACTTATCTTTGAATAGCTGTCGCCCTGAGGTTCGGGCTGACATGATGAGAGATCATGATGCTCATAGAGCTATAATGTCCGCGCAAATGTTAAATCAATCAAAAGTGCAATTTCACGGTAGCGTGGTGGCAATGCCTCATATATACGGGTATGATGACTTGGAGGAAACCATTCTTTATTTAGCAGGAGAGGGGGCTCAAACCATACGGGTATTTATACCTGGTTATACCAAAAAGGCTCCGGATACTCTACGTTTCCCGCCTGAGCTGCCCGGTGAGGTTCGCAAAATGATATCCGGCCTGCGGGATAAGATTAATGTGCCGGTTACCTGTGAACCCCCGGCTCTAAATGACCTGAGGCCGGAAGTGGTGGGAGTAATTGCCGGTACAGCGGCAGAACGTGCGGGAATTGCGCCCGCGGACCTGATCGCGGAAATTGACGATTATATTCCGTGTTCTCGCGTAGATGCTTTCCATCGTTTGCGGGATGCTGAGTATCCCGTGGTGTATCTAGAGCGAAAAAAGGAAACACTCAGCTGCCGGATACGCAAAAAGGCCGGTGAATCGCCGGGTGTGGTGATGGAATATGACCTTGGCCCGGAGTGGCAGGAAATAAACAAAGTAGCAGGCAGTTACGGGGCTAAGAAAGTTTTAGTGGTTACATCGAGCTTAGCGGAAAATATAGTCCAACTGGGTATAAAGCGGTTTGCAAAAGACCTGGAGTGCCGGGTAATAGCCGCACGTAACAGTTTTTTTGGCGGCTCCATTAGTGCTGCCGGTCTGTTGGTATTGGAAGATATGGTTACTGCGGTACAAGAATTTGTGTCCGTCTCCGGTGGTTGGACCCCGGATTTAGTGCTTTTACCCCCGGTTGCCTTTGATCACCGGGGAAGGGATTTGATTGGAATATCCTACAAAGAATTTGAGGAAAAGACCGGCCTGGCGGTGGAAATAATATGATATACGGGTTGTGGCCAGGCGCCGGTTGTAATATATTAGAAGCTGAAGATGATCAATTTTGAAAAGGAGGATTCTCCGTGAAGGTTAAACAAATATCTGTTTTTTTGGAGAATAAGACCGGCCGGCTGGCCCAGGTGACCAAAGTTTTAGGGGAACAGAATATCAATATAAGGGCCCTTTCCATCGCTGATACCACTGATTTCGGTATTTTGAGGCTTATCGTCAGTGACCCTGACAGGGCTTACGAAGTATTAAAAAAAGGGGGATTTACTGTTAGTGGTACCGATGTAATCGCTGTTGAAGTCACTGACGAACCGGGAGGGTTATCCAAGGCACTTGAAACACTGCAGGGCGTGCATATTAATATCGAATACCTTTATGCCTTCATACAAAAATCTTCTAACGCGGCACTGGTGGTATTTAGGGTGGAAAAGCTGGATGAAGCCATTGAAGAACTGCAGAAAAAAGGCTTTAGGATTTTAGAAGGAGACAAGGTTTATAACGTTTAAGGGCGACAGGTTAGGAAACGCTACTATATATCAACCAATCCTCCCCTCAGGGGGAGGATTATTTTTAGTAGTACAGAAAAGGTTTGTGATAAAACTTGCGTTTGGAGGTATTAAATTTGTCTAAAAAAGAGCTGCGCAAAGAAGTTATACAGGGGCGGATGGCATTGTCGGAGCAAGAGGTAAGCAGTAAAAGCAACGATATTACCAGAGCCATTATCAACATGAAGGAATACCAACAGGCCACAACCATTATGGCCTATGTTGATTTCCGGCATGAAGTACAAACAGGCGAGCTTATCAGAAGAGCCCTTAATGACGGTAAAAGATTAGCTGTTCCCTTGACTGACATGGAGGGTAAGCGGCTTGTTCCGTCACTGCTAAAGGAATTTCCCGAGGACCTTACCCCGGGGGCGTATGGTATCCTGGAACCCAGGCCCGAGTGCCTAAGGCCTATTACCCCGGGTGAGCTGGATCTGGTTATTGTACCGGGCGTGGCTTTTGATGAAAAGGGAAACCGTTTGGGTTACGGTGGAGGGTTTTATGACCGCTTCTTGCCTCAAACCGGTAAAGATTGTATTTGGCTGGCTCCTGCCTTTGAGCTTCAATTGCATGACAATGTTTATCCTGACCAGCATGACTGTCCGGTGCACATCTTAGTAACTGAGGACAGGATTATAAAAAAAGTACGATAAATTAGTTCCCTTATTTCTTAAAGTATAAACGGCTAAAAAGTCAGAATATTTGAAGGAATTTCACAACTAGAAGGCGAAATTTAAAAGCGTCAAAAAAATCAAGCCTAGATGTTGGAGTGAGGTTGCAGTATCATATGATGAGAGTGGGAAAGTGAGAATTGAGAGGGAGGAGGGGACAAATTTGGGTGGATGTCAGTGTGGATGTGAACATAAGACTGAACAGCCCGAGCAGGAGGCCCTTAAAAAGGTATTTGCTAAATACAGCGGTGTAAAGGGAGCCTTAATTCCTGTTCTACAAGAAGCCCAGGAAATTTACGGTTATCTTCCTAAGGAAGTTATGCAGCAAATTTCAAAGGAGATGGGCATTCCGTTTAGTAAAACCTTCGGAGTGGTTACCTTTTATTCCCAGTTTCATTTAAAGCCTCGGGGGCGCA
The window above is part of the Bacillota bacterium genome. Proteins encoded here:
- the tsaD gene encoding tRNA (adenosine(37)-N6)-threonylcarbamoyltransferase complex transferase subunit TsaD; this encodes MSVNILGVETSCDETSAAVVVDGLNVSSNIISSQIDVHRKFGGVVPEVASRKHLEMINAVIQEALDEAKIGFEDLDAVAVTYGPGLVGALLVGVAAAKAMSFALNVPLVGVNHLEGHVYANFLNNPGLNFPLLCLVVSGGHTDLVLINGYNDYNVVGRTRDDAAGEAFDKVARVLDLGYPGGPVIDKIAREADPTAIKLPRAYLEEGSLDFSFSGLKTAVVNYAHRAKQRGETVDKENLAAGFQQAVVDVLVDKAIAAAKKYNTPVLMLAGGVAANSQLRHQLGERANAEGMELVYPPLVLCTDNAAMIACAGYHKYLRKNFAPLTLNAIPNLKLGEDKY
- a CDS encoding DUF512 domain-containing protein, with amino-acid sequence MNKCPKQEYIRALALYSAQSGNILPITSRCNVNCIFCSNRQNDPQVEVFNTPLVKLGEIEECLEFMDIHSPVIIGESVTRISEGEPFTHPQIKDILCLVRRRLPHNLIQITSNGSLLNEDMVSFLANLGGIVVYLSLNSCRPEVRADMMRDHDAHRAIMSAQMLNQSKVQFHGSVVAMPHIYGYDDLEETILYLAGEGAQTIRVFIPGYTKKAPDTLRFPPELPGEVRKMISGLRDKINVPVTCEPPALNDLRPEVVGVIAGTAAERAGIAPADLIAEIDDYIPCSRVDAFHRLRDAEYPVVYLERKKETLSCRIRKKAGESPGVVMEYDLGPEWQEINKVAGSYGAKKVLVVTSSLAENIVQLGIKRFAKDLECRVIAARNSFFGGSISAAGLLVLEDMVTAVQEFVSVSGGWTPDLVLLPPVAFDHRGRDLIGISYKEFEEKTGLAVEII
- a CDS encoding ACT domain-containing protein, with the protein product MKVKQISVFLENKTGRLAQVTKVLGEQNINIRALSIADTTDFGILRLIVSDPDRAYEVLKKGGFTVSGTDVIAVEVTDEPGGLSKALETLQGVHINIEYLYAFIQKSSNAALVVFRVEKLDEAIEELQKKGFRILEGDKVYNV
- a CDS encoding 5-formyltetrahydrofolate cyclo-ligase — encoded protein: MSKKELRKEVIQGRMALSEQEVSSKSNDITRAIINMKEYQQATTIMAYVDFRHEVQTGELIRRALNDGKRLAVPLTDMEGKRLVPSLLKEFPEDLTPGAYGILEPRPECLRPITPGELDLVIVPGVAFDEKGNRLGYGGGFYDRFLPQTGKDCIWLAPAFELQLHDNVYPDQHDCPVHILVTEDRIIKKVR
- the nuoE gene encoding NADH-quinone oxidoreductase subunit NuoE, giving the protein MGGCQCGCEHKTEQPEQEALKKVFAKYSGVKGALIPVLQEAQEIYGYLPKEVMQQISKEMGIPFSKTFGVVTFYSQFHLKPRGRNIIRVCQGTACHVRGASKVFNAVEQKLGIGPNETTEDLRYTLETVACLGACGLAPVMMVNDQTHGRLTPDKAAAILDKYE